CTGGTGGCTTGATACACTCTTATCAAACACCAGTTCTCTCTTTCAGGATGCCAGCGCGCTATTGGTTGACCCACAGAACTCTGAATGACCGAAAGGTAAGGAACTTCGGCGCGAAATTGGCACGAGTAAGAGTCGATTCgttcgacaaaaaaaatttaaaaaaagtaggCGAAAGCCCGTCGACTCTTTCTGTGCCGCACGAGAGCGTGCGCAGTCGAATGATCGAGGACACCTATATTATATCTCTCTGTGCAAATTCAAATATTCGATTCGACGACGCATTTTCCTACGTATTGAGGATGAgctttgtaattttgattgcaGAGGAATATGATGCATACATCATAGTGTCCTTCGTGAACGCCACACTCGTACTCAGTATCGGCGAGACTGTCGAGGAAGTAACGGACTCGGGTTTTCTCGGTACAACACCGACCTTGAGTTGCTCCGCTTTGGGCGAGGACGCATTGGTGCAGGTACATTGCACAtggaaattatattgtatggTATTCCGTGGACCCCATGCGTGAACCATACATCCCATGTTGTATTAAATTTGAgagtaatgtaaaattaaagtaagtaaaatttgattcgatcattaaaacatttttaaattgactttaggttaaattataaataacaatctcAATTAATAGATTGTCTGATCAAAAATTAAtcatggttttttttttaattcatatttttgggACAATGGTATATGCATGGGATTGTAGAATTTTTCTCTCGATTGCACTCGGTATCTCCGGCACCTGGTTGACCACGTGCCGGTCGCAAAAAAGTGCTAAAATATTCGGGCTCACGCATCGTTGGAACGTTCTGGATTTAGTCTAAACTTTCCTGGTATTACAGGCCCAACAATCGTACTAcagaaatcttttaatttttacaataatacataatccaatatattttgttttattattattaagtatatgacacgtgaaatatataatttaatcatcTGAAATCTCAAACGTCTTTCAGGTATATCCTGACGGTATACGTCACATCCGAGCAGATAAGCGTGTCAACGAATGGAAGGCACCTGGCAAGAAGACCATCGTGAAATGCGCGGTCAATCAACGTCAAGTTGTGATTGCCCTCACTGGAGGGGAACTAGTCTACTTCGAGATGGATCCTGTATGTATTTGCAATAATTCTTAACGCTTCCGCGATTATTCCAACGATCGCATTATTTGTTCTCTCTGAGGTGTCTGATTCTTGTTCTCAGAGAAGTAGAGGATGCGAAGAGCATACTACTCATTTCATCTTGCATGACCAACCTAACTGAGCCTATTGCTTAGTGGTTGGAACTGATGGAGAGTGAACAAGACATCGCAAAATTTTTCGTCAGTAATGGCTTTCTATTAGTCCATGTATCTTTTCAGACCGGACAATTGAACGAGTATACGGAAAGGAAAAAGATGCCCTCGGAAGTAATGTGCATGGCCCTTGGAAACGTGGCAGTGGGCGAGCAACGCTCGTGGTTCCTGGCTGTCGGTCTACAGGACAATACCGTGAGGATAATATCGTTGGATCCCTCGGACTGTCTAGCGCCAAGAAGCATGCAGGCATTACCAGCAGCTGCGGAAAGTTTATGCATCGTGGAAATGGGCGCCAAGGAGGCGGACAATTCCGAGGATGCAGCGCCACAGCAATCCAGTTTGTACCTGAATATAGGTAAAttatatctccaaatttgcatCTATATTTTTGCTCGTAGTtttcatttctaaaaaaattgtgtcaaATCGCCTTTAATACGTGTTGTATGTTACTATTAATTCCAGGTTTGCAAAATGGAGTGCTACTCAGAACTGTGTTGGATCCGATTTCCGGCGATCTCGCAGACACGAGAACTCGCTACCTGGGCTCTCGTCCCGTTAAACTCTTCAGAATACGAATGCAAGGAAATCAGGCGGTACTGGCGATGAGCAGCCGATCCTGGCTGAGTTACTACCATCAGAATCGTTTTCATCTAACGCCTCTATCGTATGAGAGTCTTGAATTCGCGTCGGGGTTCAGTTCCGAGCAGTGTCCAGAGGGTATTGTCGCCATATCGACGAACACATTGAGGATCCTGGCTCTCGAAAAACTTGGCGCCGTGTTCAATCAAGTGAGCTTCCCGTTGGAATACACGCCGAGGAAGTTCGCGATTCACCCCGATTCCGCGCATCTAGTGGTCATTGAGACTGAACACAACGCTTACACAGAAGAGACTAAGCAACAGAGAAGACTGCAGATGGCAGAGGAGATGCAAGAGGCGGCCGGTGCCGAGGAAGCGGCGGTCGCTCGGGAATTGGCAGAGGCATTCCTGTCGGAAGAACCAAACGAGGCGGTTTTCGGTGCTCCGCGGGCAGGCCCGGGACTGTGGGCCTCTATGCTGAGAATAATGGCACCAACTACCGGGCAAACATTCGAAGTTCATCGTTTCGAACAAAACCTAGCTGCGTTATGGTAAGCAACAAAAAAGAACAATCAAGCTTGATCAAAATCATAGTTGTCCAATGTTATAAATGTTGTTCCTTTACAGCCTTTGCCTCGTGAAGTTCGCCAATCAAGGTGACCAGCTGTTTCTCATCGTTGGAGTCGCGAAAGAATTTCAATTGAATCCTAGAGTTAGCAATGGCGGTTTTCTTTATACGTACAAGTaagatatcttatttattcCTAGTGTTCTCTCTGATATTTGCATACTAAAATGATGATTATCAATTTGGATGTCTGTATTTTAATGATGTAGTCCTGCAGTGCTGATTTTTATAGCAACTTTCAACGAACATGATATTTCTCGTGACGAAATAATCAAAAGTGATTGCTTTATGTTCCAGAGTAAATGCGGAGTGTACCAGTATCGAGCTACTGCACAAATCTTCATTAGATGAGGTACCATTGGCCATTTGTCCGTATCAAGGTCGAGTACTGGTCGGCGTGGGTAGGATGTTACGGCTTTACGACATgggtaaaaagaaattattgcgtaAGTGCGAGAACAAGCATATACCGAACGCTGTCGTATCGATCAACGCGATTGGTCAACGGATCTACGTCAGCGACGTGCAGGAATCCGTATACGCTGTGAGGTACAAGCGCCAGGAGAATCAGTTAATCGTTTTTGCGGATGACACGCACCCCAGGTGGATCACGACGACGTGCGTGTTGGATTACGATACCGTCGCCACCGCCGATAAATTCGGAAACATAGCTGTGGTGAGTTCTTACCGTGGTcgccttatttttattaacaatgtGCAACGCGTttgtataacaattatataatttattatattcttgtcTTTCCTCTTTTCAGATACGATTGGCGACTGGCATTAATGACGACGTAGACGAAGATCCTACCGGAAACAAGGCTCTCTGGGACCGAGGATTACTGAATGGTGCGAGCCAGAAAGCGGACACAGTGGCGTGTTTCCACGTCGGCGAGACGGTAATGTCGTTGCAGAAGGCAACTCTCATACCGGGCGGCTCTGAGAGTCTGGTGTACACAACCCTAAGCGGAACGGTAGGTGTGCTCGTACCGTTCACAAGCCACGAGGATCACGATTTCTTCCAGCATCTGGAGATGCACATGCGATCCGAGCATCCTCCTCTATGCGGCAGAGATCATCTGTCCTTCCGGTCGTACTATTACCCTGTAAAAAATGTCATCGACGGCGATCTCTGCGAACAATTCAACTCGATCGAGCCTGCTAAACAGAAGAGCATCTCCGGCGATCTCGAGAGAACGCCATCCGAGGTGTCGAAGAAGTTGGAGGACATACGTACGCGTTACGCTTTCTAAATTTTTCAGACGCAAGGACCATGTCCTTCGACGTACTGTTTTTTCAACTCTAGAACTCtgatgtttttaatatataaatgatctTGAAAAAATCCGCGATGGatgctattaattttttttattaatcaatctttctttttgcatattattgGATCAATGTAATACATCTAAAACCGTCGATTTGATCGTGCAAACTAAATTCTGTTATAGGTACATGATGATTGCGCATAAAAGTTCAAAGCTGTGTAAAAattcgagattttttttatatgtgtgatagctttatattatatagacataaacataacttttagaatatgtatatgttaacATCGAGATGTAATGTATATTCTCAATTTCTCTTAAACAAATTGTCAATAATGGGAAAAAAGTAACAGTATTTTAATAGCTTTAGAGACTCGTGTAAGTTTTTTGTATTTCAGTAACAATTATAAATCACTATGAAAATCACGAAACATTGACTCATAAAAGTGTGAAAGTTATCGGATTTGGCTCTTACgttataaatagattttaattatatttataccacgagtgtagatatataaatgtaatgacGTTGTTCTACCACTTATATATACCAAACTAACGCATTGCCATTCGAATCAGCGATTAAGCAATTAATTTCCGTTCATTGTGGTCTTGCAAATTGCACATTAAATCACCTACCAAATCTAACATCAATTCATCACCTAATATTGATTTGTATATCCATCCTCTGAATATCTAAGCATGAAtatctttgaatatatttcttaaaggAGAAATGCTCACcgtctttttttctattcttcaAGAGACAATATCTCGCTATCTCTCTCCAAGTATACTCTCTCCAAGTACTTCATAtacttgtaaatttttatattgtgtatgtatatatgttttttaagtttattgcTCCTAAAACGGGAGTTGCCATCATTTCATGCATTTTcagtcaaaatattttttttactctttaatAATCTCCTGTAAACCGTGAGATCGAAACTTGAGATCTATCGGCTACGAACGATCGACCATTCCTCCACAGAGCCACGGGGTGTTCGTCTAatgttttaaagtaaattttcctATTCGATTTATGAACATTTTCTCGATGGCGGATTTTCAACGACCATCAGGAATTGCCCCGCTATTACATGGTGCTACAGTTTCTGAAAAAGTAGATCTTATCCTCGTCAACGAGTTCACTTCATTCCGACTGAAACTTAAAACTCGTTTTTTAGTTTCGTTACATTCGCATGCAATTTTTACGGAAAAGAGATATAAGTCACATATTCAATCTTCATTGGAGGAAATGGTATGCCACGCCTAGAGAGACCTTTCCTTTcccatatttttcaaatttggaTGAGAATTATGAGAGATAAAATCAGAAACCTTATCTGCAATGTTATACATCTAATAATGAAAGTATATGTTTTCagtatatttgaatataaaatataaagcaatTCAAGGAAGGATCAAACGACGAGAGATTTCGagctattttaaaaattcacataaattttatatgaattaaaattaaaatcacgGAACATATTAATATCAGGTCGAATTATTAGGACTGGATTGAACGAAGTCACATTTTCCCAAAGGAGCAAGACTTCGATTTGCAGGGTCTGCAAATAGATTTTGCTATTTAAGGATATCTAAATACTTGAATTAGAACAGTGGAGCGATGAATCTATCTACGTTATGCGCCGTTATGGCATAACTAGGTGAGCATGCATCCCGGCGGTGCATTCATCACTCAATTGCATCTCCCTCCAGTCCCTCCTCTTCTCTTCCCGATACTCATGCATGCACATGATTACTCACACGTACGCGCACACATACAGTCTCCTCAAAACATTCTATAACTTAACGCATGAGTGCACTGCACACCGGCGCGAAATTTGGGAAAATTTACTATTCTAttctattgttatttaatatacttgtAATTACTTAACACACGCGCATTATTCGGCAAAAATAATGTCATGTTTCTCGGAAACGAGAAAATAACAGAATTTAGGTAGGGTACAGCGGGTACACCCCAAATAGCAAAACGCCCGTCATATTTACGTAAACTCGTAACGAGTGTTTGCGTTTGCGTTTGCGCAAATAACGTGTAAAGATGCAGTCGCAAAATGGtcagtaaaaatattgaatttatttcagGCAACGGTTTATTTAACGTTCGTTATTTTTGGCCAGAAAACTCCGGGTGTAATCACTAATCAAGTTGTAAATAGTTGGCATATTATTGATGGAAGCAAATGTACATATTCTGACTGCAAACACATCTTTGCCGCAAAAGCaccgttatataaatatgaatccTAGACGCTAGACGGAACTAGCGGATTCATGTTTACGCAATGTTTGTGGCaacaatacataaatttatctttagcGTTTGCATAATTTTGATGCAGTATGCACCCTCACGTATCGCGTGCGTCGGGCGCGCACAAGTAGGTATTTCACTTAACATttcaaaatctaaatttatgtgaattttatgtcatttcctgtaacaattatttaattagtaattaagcAAGCATTGAGATATATATCTTTCGATACCTATGGAAAAAATCATCAGAATTATTACATTAGAAGAACATATTTTACCGTATATTCGACGAAAGGTTACGTGAATTAAAATCGATTCAAACTTTGCGcccattaaaatatttcttttatgacAAACTTGAAATCGTAACTCATTTCAACTTGATTCACAACCTGGATCACCCTGGATCGTTGCCCTAATACAGTACGAAACATAAGTATTTATCGGGAGCATATGCGGGAAATGCATACACGCTTCGATACGATACACGCATAAATTCGTGCGTTATgtacaatttacatattattgatGGAAACAATTTACACATTGCAATTTACATATCTTTGCCGTAAAAGCACTATAAGTATGAATCCTAGACGGAACTATAATTCATGTTTACGCAATGTTTGTGGCAATAACAAAATACAAGAATTGTTTTCAGCAACACGGTTTGCATAATGTTTTGCACACTCACGTTTTGCTATCTGGATAActttgtacaaatataaaatgtatttgtcgCTCGGGAGAAACATGACAAATAATATCGATACTAacgcgaaataaatatattatgtgtacaataaCAGTGATAACATACATGCGTAATTCCGGCACAATTTTTCGCGTCACGCTCCCGGATTTTCTTCCGTGCAAAAGTGGATTAGCTCGCTGCCTCGACACGCGAGATATCCCCGTCTAATTATAGGTACGCGGCTGTTTACCGCACCCTCGCGCGTTCACGCCGCTATCGGATTTATCCCGTGACCGCGTTTCGCGGGAATTAGATATTCTTAATTGGCACGTGCGGCGACGTGCATCGCGCGGACGATGAACCGCTTTGTAATAAGCGGagatgataatgataatgagcGCGACGCGCGAGATCGATAACCGCTTGGAGGAAGAAAAGGAACGCCGAGTGGCGACCGCTCGAGTACCGTTGATGCTGCAGATAACGCGATAAAAGAGTGTTATCAACGATCTCTtcagaaagggagagagagagagagagaaagatagaagaagaggaagaaaaagaaagagatgtgCAGAAAAGGGTGTGCGATATCCGAGTTCGATATCTccgtcgtcggcgtcgtcgctTCGTCAGGACTCGGGATGAGGCGCGAGCGAGGAGGCTGTGCCGGCGCGATGCACGCGCCGGTGGCCGCACATATgtcatgtatatgtattaggAGCAACGAAACGTTGTCGAGCGGCGATAACGACGACGTCCTCGACACGCTTCGTCTCGGCGATACGGGTGCACGCGTCTCTCCGCAGGCTCCGAGCTCCGAGCTCCGAGAAGCTCGAGAACATCGGGGAGACCTCGAGAGTCGGCCAGTCGGGGGGATGGTTGCGGGTTGCGGTGCACCCCGTGCACCCTATACCATACCGCGTTTATACAGGATGTTCCACCTATCTCGAGCTCATTTCAAGTTGTATCCGCTTCCTCTGTCTGTGTCATCGCGGGGAAATGTAcgaggaaaaaattatattatataataggaAGGTCAAGATTGTGTAATGTATAACTTTTACGTGTATAATTTTCCTTCTTTGCTTTTGACTGTCAAGCtgcgaaaacgaaaaaagacaaaaacgAAGCGAAATTATCGCGGTTTTTTTCATCTAGAAACCAAGctctttgatttttttttccactcaaaaataaatttggattgttaacttaacatataatttgatagagaaacaatgagagagagagaaaaacgagacagagagacagacaaagaaagagagtgaAAGAGATACATAGAATAACTGCCCCCCTTTGCACCAATCAATATAACACGGCGTATTGTTCTTTGTTTAAAAGCTCATATGGATGATCGATTCAAGATAATTTTGACAATCATAATATCCGTCTCTttgaacaaaataatttcacggAAGATACCGAGAGAACcaagctaacaataagtggaACGCTCTATATACCGACGTCAAGAGTCTCGACAGTTGACGATCTCGTGGACAGCAGGGTGAAAAGAGAGACGGCAGCGGTGAAATCCACCTActcgtgtatgtacatacattgtacatacatatatgtatatgtagatTGTAGATAAATTTCCATGTTAACATctctgcaataaaaatcaattgtCGTCATCGTGATACTAATGCActctgaaaaatttatataaaaatctttagtTTTAGTATATCCACCTTTCGATAAAAGTTCCAATTAAaaggatataaataattattactataaaaCGTAcgcttgaaaaaaatctatattattcCAATTAGATATGTTATAGCGTTTCTCTCTATATACACTTGACACCTTtcagtatatgtatatgcgtgtaaaaaattatatacgtatataaaatatacatattcatcTGTGTGTGctgaaaataaatactaatgtTTTCCATTTCCGCTCGAAGATCGGTTACCCATTCCAAACAATCGGGGGCGGGGGGACGCGATTCGAGACTCCTGATAAGGggtatttatgtaaattcagTTCGTTACATCATATATCATTATGGATTCGATCGGAAGCGGGAATAGCATATTTTCCTTGAGACACGATCAATGACGCTTAACCGAACCCGGAGGGCGGTTACTAGGGCACAAAAATTCCGATTAGTGAAATCCGAGGAAATGCTGCCAGCGAAATCACAATTTGCGGACAGCGAGTCGCGTCGTCCCGTAACTCTCGGATACATTCACCCATAAATCTACATTTTCCAAGTATCGAGAGGTCCTGTTTTATCTTCTACCAGCGCGAGGAGCAGCTAGCTCCTCGTCGGAtcgtattaattttacaatcgtGCGGTCCCAATTGATAGATCCACAGGGAGCCGCGTAGATCCGGCGCGGCAGcttccttcctcttcctctttcctgGCGTTTCGGCCGTCGGCGCCGTCGACTTCGGGGTTTAGGGCGTTATGGACAGAGACGGGGAAaacgagaaagagggagaggaagaggacgGGGATGGCGATGAGGATGGGGATgaggagagagcgagaggcCGATCGATGCATTGAGGCGCCTAGTGGCCAGGCAGGCAAGGCACCAGGCTCTCTCCGCGCGAGCACGGACGGAGAGCTCAGCCCCCGAGCCCCCGTTCTGTTCACCCCTGCCCCAGTATACATGGCCTGcagcggcgcgggcggcgcgcgacgcgcgacgcggctGGCTTCCCTCTGGGGAAGGTACATCGGTACATGGTAGCGTGCAGTTGCGCATCGACCTCCGGGGCGTGCACGGCGAGTAGCGGGTGGCGGCGCTCCTCGTGAGTGCAACATCAACGACGACGGCTCACGGCGGTAGCGGTGGCGCGTAGGCGGGGTCCCCGTCGTCGCACTCTCTTCTCCGGGAGGCTGACCCGTGGTCGTCGTCGTTCACTGTCGAGCCGTCGGGGATGTCGTTGTTGGTACCAACGATCACTGCCGATCGCGATTCGTAACTTTAGTCCTCTTCTCTTTCCCGTTATTCCCGTTCGTCTCGTCGTCTCGAGCCATCAGTCATGCTGTCATCATTGTCCAAAGCCAACATCCGAATCGCAACGTCGGAATTGTCCCTGTGATATGCTCGTTTCGCTGGCGAACTATTATGGTAAATCAAACTTGGTTCGTCCTGCTGTTGATTAGATCGTATGTCAGTAATTGTATATGACATTTATGACGAATAAAACGCTGAGTAGAATTGAATTGGCGCGATCGTGCGCGAATGTTTAAAACACTCGTCGAAACAGGTGTTTACGATGCGGCGCGGTCGCGATGCACATCTTACCTCTGACTCTGACCGATCGATTTAAATCTCCGAGCCCGCTTGAGACGTGGGCTGACACTAATACGATTAGCCCGTGGTCCGCGGAATAGGATACTCGCATATTGACGTATTATATATCGTTAAGAATTGTTAGAAAAAGTTGCTAAAATCACGATTGAACGGTTCTTGAAATTCCGCGATAATCATTACAAAtatcaaacataaataaaatagataaaccCCTTCAAAAAGATGTATATATCACAAATTGGTTTTTCGCTGAGCAGGAGATAGCTGATGCCGGAGGAGGATCCGACAACAATAACAGACAACAGTATTTTCAATCACCGCATCGTATCGGTATCGTCTCactgttgttgttgctgctgctgctgctgatcTCTGACGCGTcgaacggcggcggcgtcgggaGCGGCACGGCCGCCGGGGGTGGAGGCGGAGGCGGGGgtagtagcagtagcagtagcagtagcagtatcAGTAGCAGTGGCAGTGTCAGCATCATCGGCAGTGGCGTTGGTGGTGGCACTTGCGGGTTGGCCGAGTTGACGTGTCGGGACGGCCGCTGCGTGCCGATCGACGCTTACTGCAACGGTGAAGATGATTGCGGCGATGGCAGCGACGAGCCGACGTTGTGCACGCCGTGCAATCGCACGTACCACGGTCGCGAAGGGCACACGTACAAGCTGGACCTGCCGAGGCCCGCTGAGGAACGCCTGCCGTTCCTCTGCCACTTGACGTTTACCGCCGCCGGTCAGGGTTACGGCGAGCTGGTCCAACTGCTGTGGGACGCGTTCAGCGTCGGCCGCGTCGACGCGAATGCCGACAACTACTTCACCAGCTGCCCCGAGGGCTCACTTCAGCTCGCCGAGCTCGGTAGGCACTTCACCGGCGGCTCGTGGTGTGGGGTCAGCGAGGGTCGCGCGTCCTACTACAggtactctctctctctctctcgagctCATTCTTATAATAAGTGCACGTCGTTTACACTCGCAATTTCCCTGGCTAAATTCAGTACTGCGAATTTTAAGGGCTTCTCTTATTATCATGATTAATAAGtagtaattaatcattaataatgatttattattaatgcagCGAAACCAGTACGGTCACTGCCTCTATACGGCTGTTCCATGCACCATCCGCGGTGCCGTTCGAGTTTCGTCTCCGTTACCGCTTTGTCTCGCGCAACGAGGCGGTCGCCCGACTAGGCAAACCGGAACTGCCGATCGAGCGGGGCTCCCCGGTGCCGGGCACCTACTGCTCCCGCAACTTTTACGAATGTCACCTGAAGCAGTGCCGGTTGCAGAGTCCAAACTATCCGGGCGAGTACCCGCGAAACGCAAGCTGCCTGATCACCGTGCGCCAGAAAGAGGTACCTACGTGCAAGCACGCCATGATATCCGTCAAGAGCACGCTTGCCGGTCCGGTCGGTCTCAGCGCTACCGTCAACACGAGCCTCAGCGTCTGGCAGGACTGTTCCCCCGAGAGGGACCGTTTGATCTTCCGCGACGGGGCGCGAACGGAGGACCCGGTTCTCCTGGTATACTGCGGTGGCCCGCTACCGCAGGTGACCGCGCGCGGACCCGCCATGCAGGTGGAATTCCGCAGCTCGCCAGTCGCGATACCGCTGGGCGCGTCGTCGCTGCGACTGGAGCTTGAGTTACGCGTTATCTACGTCGACTCGGACGGGTTGGATTATGCCAAAGGCCCGCACGGCTGCAACTTTTTCGTGAATGGCACCGGCGTCGGCGGCAAGCGGAGTGGCACGATACGCGCACCTTTACACGCGCTACCACCCGGTTCTAGCTGCACGTGGAACATCAAGGGCGCAACCGGCGACCGCGT
This sequence is a window from Temnothorax longispinosus isolate EJ_2023e chromosome 11, Tlon_JGU_v1, whole genome shotgun sequence. Protein-coding genes within it:
- the Sf3b3 gene encoding splicing factor 3B subunit 3; translation: MYLYNLTLQRATGITHAVHGNFSGSKMQEILVSRGKSLELLRPDPNTGKVHTLLTVEVFGIIRSLMAFRLTGGTKDYIVVGSDSGRIVILEYIPAKNSFEKVHQETFGKSGCRRIVPGQYLAIDPKGRAVMIGAIEKQKLVYILNRDAEARLTISSPLEAHKSNTLVYHTVGVDVGFENPMFACLEIDYEEADSDPTGDAAVKTQQTLTLYELDLGLNHVVRKYSEPLEEHANFLVSVPGGNDGPSGVLICSENYLTYKNLGDQHDIRCPIPRRRNDLDDPERGMIFVCSATHKTKSMFFFLAQTEQGDIFKITLETDEDMVTEIKLKYFDTVPVAASMCVLKTGFLFVASEFGNHYLYQIAHLGDDDDEPEFSSAMPLEEGDTFFFAPRPLRNLVLVDEMDSLSPIMACQVADLANEDTPQLYIACGRGPRSTLRVLRHGLEVSEMAVSELPGNPNAVWTVKRRIDEEYDAYIIVSFVNATLVLSIGETVEEVTDSGFLGTTPTLSCSALGEDALVQVYPDGIRHIRADKRVNEWKAPGKKTIVKCAVNQRQVVIALTGGELVYFEMDPTGQLNEYTERKKMPSEVMCMALGNVAVGEQRSWFLAVGLQDNTVRIISLDPSDCLAPRSMQALPAAAESLCIVEMGAKEADNSEDAAPQQSSLYLNIGLQNGVLLRTVLDPISGDLADTRTRYLGSRPVKLFRIRMQGNQAVLAMSSRSWLSYYHQNRFHLTPLSYESLEFASGFSSEQCPEGIVAISTNTLRILALEKLGAVFNQVSFPLEYTPRKFAIHPDSAHLVVIETEHNAYTEETKQQRRLQMAEEMQEAAGAEEAAVARELAEAFLSEEPNEAVFGAPRAGPGLWASMLRIMAPTTGQTFEVHRFEQNLAALCLCLVKFANQGDQLFLIVGVAKEFQLNPRVSNGGFLYTYKVNAECTSIELLHKSSLDEVPLAICPYQGRVLVGVGRMLRLYDMGKKKLLRKCENKHIPNAVVSINAIGQRIYVSDVQESVYAVRYKRQENQLIVFADDTHPRWITTTCVLDYDTVATADKFGNIAVIRLATGINDDVDEDPTGNKALWDRGLLNGASQKADTVACFHVGETVMSLQKATLIPGGSESLVYTTLSGTVGVLVPFTSHEDHDFFQHLEMHMRSEHPPLCGRDHLSFRSYYYPVKNVIDGDLCEQFNSIEPAKQKSISGDLERTPSEVSKKLEDIRTRYAF